Proteins encoded within one genomic window of Gadus chalcogrammus isolate NIFS_2021 chromosome 6, NIFS_Gcha_1.0, whole genome shotgun sequence:
- the sart3 gene encoding LOW QUALITY PROTEIN: squamous cell carcinoma antigen recognized by T-cells 3 (The sequence of the model RefSeq protein was modified relative to this genomic sequence to represent the inferred CDS: deleted 2 bases in 2 codons), which translates to MAASSNAKGTQLEDMEEDAGIKEEMDSDEEEGMKVESSEDDEDDLSEDDKENEAEIQRLEEQLSINVFDYNCHLDLIKLLRQEGELSRLRRARQKMSELFPLTEEIWLEWLKDEIRLTEEESNREKIYELFEKAVKDYICPDIWLEYAQYSIGGMGSPAGLEKVRSIFERALTAVGLHMTKGSTVWDAYREFENVMLSSVQPPAGSVPTPEEQGKHNTQLERIHTLFRRQLAIPFMDLEATYGEYEEWSDRGVPETLTCQYKKALQQLAKSRPFEETLLVAEPPKIAEYQAYIEYELKEGDPARIQIIFERALAENCLVPDMWAKYNNYLDRQLKIKDLVLPAHERAVRNCPWTMGLWKCYLLALERHGAEHDIVKDVFEKALEAGFIQATDYVEIWQVYLDYLRRRVDFSKESSKELEELRAAFSRALDYLKQDVEERFSESGDPSCTIMQIWAKIEAHHCKNIQKARELWDSIMTKGNAKFANMWLEYYNLERAYGDAHHCRKALHRAVQCSSDYPEHVCEVLLTFERVEGSLEDWDAAVQKTDTRLGRLKEQQAKVAEKEANQAVQKEGKVEQQRKAKADKKSQKKGPPGGKAGGDKRKAAPADHQAWDEDAERAPKRHKGAGDEGAEEDMEMEMGLFGRRTPAARTKGPPGAKKPQQQASTPASASATSTKAKPDEKPELRNDNNSVFISNLAYTLAEPEQKLKALFECCGPVDQVRPVFSKAGVFKGYGYIQFESKASVPAALKLDRQEVEGRPMFVSPCVDKNTNPDFKVFKYNSAIEKHKVFISGLPFSCTKPQLEELCKSHGTVKDVRLVTYRSGKPKGLAYVEFADEAQASHAVLKLDGTVVDDNQISVSISNPPRKNLKDQGGFGGSMSTSMPRQVYGSRGRGRTQVSLLPRSLQRPSGAVAKAENGTALTDQDQEFKKPAKPLSNSDFAKMLFKK; encoded by the exons ATGGCAGCGTCAAGCAACGCGAAGGGAACGCAGTTGGAAGATATGGAAGAAGATGCAGGAATTAAAGAAGAGATGGATTCAGATGAGGAGGAAGGTATGAAGGTCGAAAGTTCagaagatgatgaagacgatTTATCGGAAGATGATAAAGAAAACGAGGCCGAAATTCAGCGTTTGGAGGAGCAG CTATCAATTAATGTGTTTGACTACAACTGCCATTTGGACCTCATCAAACTGTTGAGGCAAGAGGGAGAGCTGAGCCGTCTTCGCAGAGCTAGACAGAAGATGAGCGAACTTTTCCCACTCACAGAAG AGATCTGGCTTGAGTGGCTTAAAGATGAGATTCGcctgacagaggaggagagtaaCCGAGAGAAAATCTATGAACTCTTCGAAAAGGCTGTGAAAGACTACATCT GTCCAGATATCTGGCTTGAATATGCCCAATACTCTATTGGTGGCATGGGTTCACCTGCTGGCCTGGAGAAGGTCCGATCCATTTTTGAGCGCGCCCTGACGGCAGTGGGTCTCCATATGACCAAGGGGTCGACCGTGTGGGATGCCTACAGGGAGTTTGAGAATGTGATGCTGTCCAGTGTACAG cctcctgcAGGCAGCGTTCCCACGCCAGAGGAGCAGGGGAAGCACAACACCCAACTAGAGCGAATACACACACTCTTCCGTCGCCAGCTGGCCATCCCTTTTATGG ACCTGGAGGCTACGTACGGCGAGTACGAGGAGTGGTCAGATCGTGGTGTTCCTGAAACGCTCACCTGTCAGTACAAAAAGGCCCTTCAGCAGCTGGCCAAGAGCAGGCCATTCGAGGAGACTCTG cttgtagCGGAGCCTCCCAAGATCGCTGAGTACCAGGCCTACATAGAGTATGAGCTGAAGGAAGGGGATCCAGCGCGCATCCAGATCATCTTTGAGCGGGCACTGGCAGAGAACTGCCTGGTGCCAGACATGTGGGCAAAATATAACAACTACCTG GACCGCCAGCTGAAGATCAAAGACTTGGTTTTACCGGCTCACGAGCGT GCGGTCAGGAACTGCCCGTGGACCATGGGACTGTGGAAATGCTACCTGCTAGCCCTAGAGAGACATGGAGCCGAGCATGACATTGTCAAAG ATGTTTTTGAAAAGGCACTAGAGGCGGGCTTCATTCAAGCCACAGATTATGTTGAAATCTGGCAAGTCTACCTTGACTACCTGAGGAGGCGCGTCGACTTCTCCAAAG AATCCAGCAAGGAGTTGGAAGAGCTGCGGGCAGCCTTCTCTCGAGCATTGGACTACCTGAAACAGGATGTGGAAGAAA GGTTCAGTGAAAGTGGAGATCCTTCCTGTACTATAATGCAGATCTGGGCCAAGATAGAG GCACACCACTGCAAGAACATACAGAAGGCCCGGGAACTGTGGGACAGCATCATGACCAAGGGGAACGCCAAATTTGCAAATATGTGGCTAGAGTATTACAACCTTGAAAG GGCGTACGGAGACGCACACCACTGCAGGAAGGCGCTCCACCGAGCCGTCCAGTGCAGCTCGGACTATCCGGAGCACGTGTGTGAAGTCCTGCTGACGTTTGAGAGAGTGGAGG GTTCCCTGGAGGACTGGGATGCGGCGGTGCAGAAGACGGACACGCGGCTCGGCAGGCTGAAGGAGCAGCAGGCCAAG gtgGCAGAAAAGGAGGCCAACCAGGCGGTGCAGAAGGAGGGGAAGGTGGAGCAGCAGCGGAAGGCTAAAGCGGACAAGAAGTCCCAGAAGAAGGGCCCGCCTGGAGGGAAGGCCGGAGGAGACAAGAGGAAAGCAGCGCCCGCAGACCACCAGGCCTGGGATGAGgacgcag AACGCGCACCTAAGAGGCACAAAGGAGCCGGGGATGAGGGCGCAGAGGAGGACATGGAGATGGAAATGGGTCTGTTTGGCCGCAGGACGCCGGCCGCCCGCACCAAGGGCCCCCCGGGCGCTAAGAAACCCCAGCAGCAGGCCTCGACTCCAGCCTCCgcctccgccacctccaccaaGGCCAAACCGGACGAAAAGCCGGAGCTCCGCAACGACAACAACAGCGTGTTCATCAGCAACCTGGCGTACACGCTTGCTGAGCCCGAGCAGAAGCTCAAGGCGCTGTTTGAGTGCTGCGGGCCGGTGGACCAGGTGCGGCCCGTCTTCAGCAAGGCCGGCGTCTTCAAGGGCTACGGCTACATCCAGTTTGAGTCCAAGGCCTCCGTCCCCGCGGCCCTGAAGCTAGACCGGCAGGAGGTGGAAGGCAGGCCCATGTTCGTGTCCCCGTGTGTCGAC AAAAACACCAACCCCGACTTCAAG GTGTTCAAGTACAACTCGGCCATAGAGAAACACAAGGTGTTCATCTCGGGGCTGCCCTTCTCCTGCACCAAACcacagctggaggagctgtGTAAAAGCCATGGCACCGTGAAAGATGTGCGCCTGGTCACCTATCGCTCTGGGAAGCCCAAG GGCTTGGCGTACGTGGAGTTTGCGGACGAGGCGCAGGCTTCCCATGCGGTGCTGAAGTTGGATGGCACTGTGGTGGATGACAACCAGATCTCGGTCTCAATCAGTAACCCGCCGCGCAAGAACCTGAAAGACCAGGGCGGTTTCGGTGGCTCGATGTCGACCTCCATGCCTCGCCAGGTCTATGGATC gagagggagaggacgtaCCCAGGTGTCGCTGCTGCCGCGCTCCCTCCAGCGACCCAGCGGGGCTGTGGCCAAAGCGGAGAACGGGACCGCTCTGACAGACCAGGACCAAGAGTTCAAGAAACCGGCAAAGCCTTTGTCCAACTCTGACTTtgctaaaatgctttttaaaaagtGA
- the LOC130384427 gene encoding protein adenylyltransferase FICD-like, whose amino-acid sequence MTATTVWRDTGGRLLGGWGPLLCVLVGALMALVLPRVGVEDECCAKLKGIAHVRCQVWGRSQRHTVQSTSLTVPFTALDLLPYRSKPSKETEQEARAALQQAVEMKKLGKRDKAHRLLVHALNMNPDFVDALTELGTILEEEKDVVQADHFYTKALAISPCNQRALVSRDRTLPLVEEIDRRHFSVIDSKVRRLMSIPKGNSALRRVMEETYYHHIYHTVAIEGNTLTLSEIRHIIETRYAVPGKSLLEQSEAIGVDAAMKYINTTLLSRAGAIAVTDILEIHRRVLGYADPVEGGRLRTSQVFVGHHIPPHPQDLQRHMEELAQWLNSEEALQLHPVEYAALAHYKLVYVHPFVDGNGRTSRLLMNVVLMQARYPPITIRKEQRVEYYNALDTANEGDVRPFIRFIAKCTEITLDTLLIATSEHPVGLPGTGHEQACPDCQQTIPIHN is encoded by the exons ATGACTGCAACAACGGTGTGGCGAGACACCGGCGGTCGGCTTCTAGGAGGATGGGGTCCACTTCTTTGTGTTCTCGTCGGGGCTCTGATGGCACTGGTACTTCCCCGGGTTGGAGTCGAGGACGAGTGCTGTGCCAAATTAAAGGGCATTGCTCACGTACGGTGTCAGGTGTGGGGAAGGTCTCAACGGCACACCGTGCAGTCGACCAGTCTCACCGTCCCGTTCACAGCCCTCGACCTCCTTCCGTATAGGTCCAAGCCGAGCAAAG AGACGGAGCAGGAAGCACGGGCGGCTTTGCAGCAGGCTGTGGAGATGAAGAAACTGGGCAAGAGGGACAAGGCCCACAGACTACTGGTCCACGCGCTTAACATGAACCCAGACTTCGTGGACGCACTGACGGAGCTGGGCAccatcctggaggaggagaaggatgtgGTCCAGGCAGACCACTTCTACACCAAGGCCCTGGCCATCTCACCCTGCAACCAGAGGGCTCTGGTCAGCCGGGACCGCACgctccccctggtggaggagatCGACCGGCGCCACTTCAGCGTCATCGACAGCAAGGTGCGCCGGCTCATGTCCATCCCCAAAGGGAACTCGGCCCTGCGGCGCGTGATGGAGGAGACCTACTACCACCACATCTACCACACGGTGGCCATCGAGGGCAACACCCTCACGCTGTCGGAGATCCGCCACATCATCGAGACGCGCTACGCCGTCCCCGGCAAGAGCCTGCTGGAGCAGAGCGAGGCCATCGGCGTGGACGCCGCCATGAAGTACATCAACACCACGCTGCTGTCGCGGGCCGGCGCCATCGCCGTCACGGACATCCTGGAGATCCACCGGCGCGTGCTGGGCTACGCCGACCCGGTGGAGGGCGGCCGTCTACGGACCAGCCAGGTGTTTGTGGGTCACCACATCCCGCCGCACCCCCAGGACCTACAGCGGCACATGGAGGAGCTGGCGCAGTGGCTCAACTCGGAGGAGGCGCTGCAGCTCCACCCCGTGGAGTACGCGGCGCTGGCCCACTACAAGCTGGTCTACGTGCATCCGTTCGTGGACGGGAACGGGCGCACGTCGCGCCTGCTGATGAACGTGGTGCTCATGCAGGCGCGCTACCCGCCCATCACCATACGCAAGGAGCAGCGGGTGGAGTACTACAACGCCCTGGACACGGCCAACGAGGGCGACGTGCGGCCCTTCATCCGCTTCATCGCCAAGTGCACGGAGATCACCCTGGACACACTGCTTATCGCCACGTCAGAGCACCCCGTGGGGCTGCCTGGGACCGGCCACGAACAAGCCTGTCCTGACTGCCAACAGACCATCCCCATCCACAACTAG